A segment of the Euzebyales bacterium genome:
CCTGCTGGTTCCACCGCTCGACGTCGTGGACGCTGCGTGGCATCAGGACCGGCAGCGACGTGCCGATCAGCAGGTGCCGGCACGACTCGGAGGCCAGCGCCTCGAGCCACCGCCACTCGACCTCGTCGAGCATGTCGCGACGGTCCTCGATCAGCACGCGGGCGGCGCGGCTGTCCACGACGATCAGATGGACGTCGCCCAGCCGCCGATCGAAGCTCCACCGCACCGTCTCTGGGTCGCGATCCGCGGCATCGGCGAACGCGTCGAGCAGATCGCCGGCGTCGTCGGCAGCGCGGACCTGTTGGTACAGGTCGTCGTCGGCGAGCGCCTTCGGGCTGAGGTTGCCCAGGTGCTGGTAGATCCAGTAGGAGACGAGCCCGCCGATGATCCGTTCGCGCCACCAGGCCGCCGCACGGATCTGCTCGCGCCAGTGCTGGGAGATGTTCCAGTCGTCGATGATGTCATGGTCGTCGAAGATCATCGCAACAGGCACCGTCGACAGTAGCCAGCGCACCAGCGGCGTCGACCAGCTTTCGCGGTACAGCTGCGTGTACTCCTCGAAGTCCGCGATCTCCTCGCCCGGCGGCTGACTGGTGTCCCGACGCTGGCGGATGAACGCACGCGTCTCGGGTGAGGCGTCATCGGCGTAGACCTGGTCGCCAAGGAGCAGCAGCAGATCGGGCCATTCGCGCGGGTCGCCGATCATCCGGTTGGCATACGCCGTCAGGGCGTCAGGCCCGAGCCCACGCGGGTCCTGGGCCCTGTCGAGCGTCCACGGCGGTTCGAGCGGCGCGGCGCCCCGGCACGACCCGAACGTGACCACCGCGCCACCGTCGCCGCGCGTCCGGATGACGGGGGCGGGTAGGTCGTAGTCGTCGGGTGGCCAGACGCGCGCGCCGTCCAGCGCCACCTCGTACGCGTACGTCGTCGACGGCTGCAGGTCGGTGATCCCGACCAGCGCGTAGTGGTGCCCGTGGACGCAGAACGTCCGTGCGGTGGTGCCAAGCACGCTGACCTCGCATGGCGCGTCGGTCTCGACCCACACCGTCGCCGCCGTGTCGTCGGCGAACCGCTGCAACGGTCCGAGTACCAGATCGACCATGTCCGCTCCGAGCGCCTGCCGGCAATCTGCCGGCCGTCAGCGTGCCACGCGCCGTGCCACGCTTGTGGGGAACGATCTCACATCCAGCGCCGGGGTCCCCAGAACGGGTGCGTGCGCGGCGCTGGGGACGGATCGCACCGCCCGGGCGCCGATTGTCCCCAGATCAGGTCTCGAGAACCGCCATCGCGGCTCGGGGTACCGCGTGCGGGACGCGACACCGACCGGGGCGATCCCGTCGAGGCGGCCACGTCGTCACTGGTGAGCACGACGTCGAGCGCACCGACGTTCTCCTCGACGCGGTGCGGTCTTGTCGTCCCGGGGATGGGCACGATGTCGTCGCGCTGGGCGAGCACACACGTCAGCGCCAGCTGCGCCGGCGTGACGCCCTTGTGGTTGGCCGTGGTTGGCCATGTGACGGATCGCCTCGACGAGGTCCAGGTTGCGTTGGAGGTTCTCGCCCTGGACCGCGGGTTGTGGCGTCGCCAGTCGTCCTCGGCGAGGTCGTCTGGGCTGGTGGTCTGTCCGGTGAGGAAGCAGCGGCCCAGCGGGCTGTAGGCCACCAGGCCGATGCCCAACTCCGGCAGCGTCGGCAGCACCTCCGCCTCGACGTCGCGCGTCCACAGCGAGTACTCCGTCTGCACCGCGGTGATCGGATGGGTGTCGTGGGCGCGGCGGATCGTGTCCGGACCCGCCTAGGACAACCCCAGGAACCGGACCTTGCCGGCGTCGATCGC
Coding sequences within it:
- a CDS encoding alkaline phosphatase D family protein, producing MVDLVLGPLQRFADDTAATVWVETDAPCEVSVLGTTARTFCVHGHHYALVGITDLQPSTTYAYEVALDGARVWPPDDYDLPAPVIRTRGDGGAVVTFGSCRGAAPLEPPWTLDRAQDPRGLGPDALTAYANRMIGDPREWPDLLLLLGDQVYADDASPETRAFIRQRRDTSQPPGEEIADFEEYTQLYRESWSTPLVRWLLSTVPVAMIFDDHDIIDDWNISQHWREQIRAAAWWRERIIGGLVSYWIYQHLGNLSPKALADDDLYQQVRAADDAGDLLDAFADAADRDPETVRWSFDRRLGDVHLIVVDSRAARVLIEDRRDMLDEVEWRWLEALASESCRHLLIGTSLPVLMPRSVHDVERWNQQVVRGGWGRRAARFAEQVRQKSDLEHWPAFPRGFERMIRLVIDAATRPGGPETVTLLSGDVHHGYVARLHVDADTPVHQVVASPMRQSVPPMLLKAYRVGVGLPGRAVARVLARLAGLRPSPFRWDRVSRTLFDNHVATINADSRGADLRIETAHQTRPYGPAELRPAISMRLR
- a CDS encoding aldo/keto reductase → MRRAHDTHPITAVQTEYSLWTRDVEAEVLPTLPELGIGLVAYSPLGRCFLTGQTTSPDDLAEDDWRRHNPRSRARTSNATWTSSRRSVTWPTTANHKGVTPAQLALTCVLAQRDDIVPIPGTTRPHRVEENVGALDVVLTSDDVAASTGSPRSVSRPARGTPSRDGGSRDLIWGQSAPGRCDPSPAPRTHPFWGPRRWM